The Bradyrhizobium sp. WBAH42 genome includes a window with the following:
- the dctA gene encoding C4-dicarboxylate transporter DctA — translation MTTMATAAPARASQVWYKILYVQVLIAIIIGAVVGCLWPSLATNDWIKALGDGFIKLIKMVIAPIIFCTVTSGIAHIQDAKKVGCVGVKALFYFEIVSSFALLLGLVMGNLVQIGHGLTVKPDAAAVANYVKQAEASKSVDFFLNIIPDSVIGAFARGDVLQVLLFAILFGFSLMALGKRGERLRGMIDDVAQAVFGVIAIVMKAAPVGAFGAMAFTVGKFGPAALGNLIGLIALFYATAALFVVVVLGLIARLVGFSIFKFLVYIKDEILIVLGTSSSESALPQLMEKLERLGCSKTVVGLVVPTGYSFNLDGTNIYMTLATLFIAQALGVDLSFNQQLTILLVAMLTSKGASGVTGAGFITLAATLSVVNPALVPGMAIVFSIDKFMSEVRALTNIIGNGIAAVFVSWWEDELEHGTLQARLNQPTASTTIDPTSTMK, via the coding sequence ATGACCACCATGGCAACTGCGGCGCCCGCACGCGCGTCGCAAGTTTGGTATAAGATACTCTACGTTCAAGTGCTGATCGCGATCATTATTGGCGCCGTGGTCGGCTGCCTCTGGCCATCTCTAGCCACCAACGACTGGATTAAGGCTCTCGGTGACGGGTTCATCAAGCTTATCAAGATGGTGATCGCGCCGATTATTTTCTGCACCGTCACATCTGGTATTGCGCATATTCAGGATGCGAAGAAAGTCGGGTGCGTCGGCGTCAAGGCGCTGTTCTATTTCGAGATCGTGTCCAGCTTTGCCTTGCTGTTGGGCCTTGTTATGGGCAATCTCGTCCAAATCGGCCATGGCCTTACGGTCAAGCCGGATGCTGCGGCGGTCGCCAATTACGTCAAGCAAGCGGAAGCTTCGAAGTCCGTCGACTTTTTTCTCAACATCATTCCCGATAGCGTGATCGGCGCCTTCGCTCGCGGGGATGTTCTGCAGGTTCTCCTGTTCGCGATCCTTTTCGGCTTTTCTCTGATGGCGCTGGGAAAGCGTGGGGAGCGGCTGCGCGGCATGATTGACGACGTCGCGCAAGCCGTGTTCGGCGTGATCGCTATTGTAATGAAAGCGGCCCCGGTCGGCGCCTTCGGCGCCATGGCTTTCACGGTCGGCAAGTTCGGGCCGGCAGCGCTCGGTAATTTGATCGGTCTGATCGCGCTGTTTTACGCAACAGCCGCGCTGTTTGTTGTGGTGGTACTCGGCCTGATCGCGCGCCTCGTCGGCTTTTCAATTTTCAAGTTCCTTGTCTATATCAAAGACGAGATTCTGATCGTGCTCGGTACGTCGTCCTCCGAAAGCGCGCTGCCGCAATTGATGGAGAAGCTCGAGCGGCTGGGCTGCTCCAAGACGGTCGTCGGACTGGTGGTGCCAACTGGCTATTCCTTCAACCTCGACGGCACTAACATCTATATGACACTTGCAACATTGTTCATTGCCCAGGCACTCGGGGTCGATCTCTCCTTTAACCAGCAGCTCACGATCTTGCTCGTGGCAATGCTAACGTCGAAGGGAGCAAGCGGCGTCACCGGCGCGGGCTTCATCACCCTCGCCGCGACATTGTCGGTGGTAAACCCAGCGCTGGTGCCGGGCATGGCAATCGTGTTTTCGATCGACAAATTCATGAGCGAGGTTCGCGCCCTGACCAACATCATCGGCAATGGTATCGCGGCCGTGTTCGTATCCTGGTGGGAAGACGAGCTAGAGCACGGGACGCTGCAGGCTCGACTCAACCAGCCCACAGCTTCGACCACTATCGACCCTACAAGCACAATGAAGTAG